One genomic window of Coleofasciculus sp. FACHB-1120 includes the following:
- the sufB gene encoding Fe-S cluster assembly protein SufB: MTASVKTLVNQPYKYGFVTDIETDSIPRGLSEDVVRLISAKKEEPEFMLEFRLKAYRQWLKMTEPTWPHVKYPAIDYQDIIYYSAPKQKPKKLGSLDEVDPTLLEAYEKLGISLSEQKRLSNVAVDAIFDSVSVATTFKEKLAKDGVIFCSISEALREHPELVQKYLGSVVPVADNYFAALNSAVFSDGSFVYIPKGTKCPMELSTYFRINSGDTGQFERTLIIAEEGSSVSYLEGCTAPMFDTNQLHAAVVELVALDNAEIKYSTVQNWYPGDENGKGGIYNFVTKRGLCQGVNSKISWTQVETGSAITWKYPSCVLVGDNSVGEFYSVALTNHMQQADTGTKMVHIGKNTRSTIISKGISAGKSANSYRGLVKIGPKAKGARNYSQCDSMLIGDNAQANTFPYIQVQNNTGKVEHEASTSKIGEEQLFFFSQRGISAEDAISMMISGFCKDVFNQLPMEFAVEADRLLSMKLEGSVG; the protein is encoded by the coding sequence ATGACTGCTAGCGTTAAAACCTTAGTCAATCAGCCCTATAAATACGGCTTTGTCACTGACATTGAAACAGATAGCATTCCTCGCGGACTCAGTGAGGACGTTGTTCGCCTGATCTCCGCCAAGAAAGAAGAACCGGAGTTCATGCTAGAGTTTCGCCTCAAAGCCTATCGGCAATGGCTGAAGATGACAGAGCCAACTTGGCCTCATGTCAAGTATCCGGCGATTGACTACCAAGACATCATCTACTACTCCGCGCCGAAGCAAAAGCCCAAAAAGCTGGGCAGCCTAGATGAAGTCGATCCAACTTTGTTAGAAGCCTACGAGAAGCTAGGGATTTCGCTTTCAGAGCAAAAGCGGTTGTCTAACGTTGCCGTAGATGCCATCTTCGACAGTGTTTCAGTTGCCACAACATTTAAAGAGAAGCTAGCCAAAGACGGCGTGATCTTCTGTTCCATCTCCGAAGCTTTGCGGGAACACCCCGAACTGGTGCAGAAGTACCTCGGCAGCGTTGTGCCAGTAGCAGATAATTACTTCGCCGCCCTCAACTCAGCCGTATTCAGCGATGGTTCCTTCGTCTACATCCCCAAAGGCACCAAATGCCCGATGGAACTCTCCACCTACTTCCGCATCAACAGCGGCGATACGGGGCAGTTTGAGCGCACGCTGATTATTGCCGAAGAAGGCAGCTCTGTGTCATATCTGGAAGGTTGCACAGCACCAATGTTTGACACCAACCAGCTGCACGCGGCTGTGGTGGAACTGGTTGCCCTCGACAACGCTGAAATTAAATACTCCACGGTACAAAACTGGTACCCCGGAGACGAAAATGGCAAAGGCGGTATTTACAACTTTGTCACCAAGCGTGGGCTGTGTCAGGGAGTCAATTCCAAGATTTCTTGGACGCAGGTAGAAACGGGTTCCGCGATTACCTGGAAATACCCAAGCTGCGTGCTAGTTGGCGATAATTCCGTGGGTGAATTTTACTCCGTTGCGCTGACGAATCATATGCAGCAAGCCGATACTGGAACCAAGATGGTGCATATCGGCAAAAACACTCGCAGCACGATTATTTCCAAGGGAATTTCGGCGGGTAAGTCGGCAAATAGCTATCGCGGCTTGGTGAAAATTGGCCCCAAGGCAAAGGGTGCGAGAAATTATTCTCAGTGCGACTCAATGCTGATTGGCGATAATGCCCAAGCGAATACTTTCCCCTATATCCAGGTGCAGAATAACACTGGAAAAGTGGAGCATGAAGCTTCTACCTCGAAAATTGGGGAAGAACAGCTGTTCTTTTTCTCACAGCGGGGCATTTCGGCAGAAGATGCTATTTCGATGATGATTAGCGGCTTCTGTAAGGATGTGTTTAATCAGCTGCCGATGGAATTTGCTGTTGAAGCTGATAGGTTGTTGAGCATGAAGTTAGAAGGCAGTGTGGGATAA
- the sufR gene encoding iron-sulfur cluster biosynthesis transcriptional regulator SufR has product MAITQQPSTKQDILQHLLKTGQATAQELADAFEVSPQAIRRHLKDLEAEGLIVHQSVPATMGRPQHVYELSQEGRDRFPSRYGEFAVDFLDTLTETLGYEQASTVLRKHWERKAMEYRVRLGKGNLRDRVAKLVELRKAEGYMAEWYPLEENDAQFILVEHNCAISHVASSFPSVCGHELEMFAAALQDCKVERTHWIINGEHRCGYLIKEQ; this is encoded by the coding sequence ATGGCGATTACTCAGCAGCCTTCCACCAAACAGGACATCTTGCAACATTTACTGAAAACAGGTCAAGCCACGGCTCAGGAGCTGGCTGACGCCTTTGAGGTAAGTCCGCAGGCGATTCGGCGTCATCTGAAGGATTTGGAGGCAGAAGGGCTAATCGTCCATCAATCGGTGCCTGCGACGATGGGACGCCCGCAGCACGTCTACGAGCTGAGTCAAGAAGGACGCGATCGCTTCCCCAGTCGTTACGGAGAGTTTGCCGTTGATTTCCTAGACACCTTGACAGAAACGCTCGGTTATGAGCAAGCAAGTACCGTGTTGCGAAAGCATTGGGAACGCAAGGCGATGGAATATCGAGTCAGACTGGGTAAAGGAAATTTGCGCGATCGCGTTGCCAAATTAGTTGAACTCCGCAAAGCTGAAGGCTACATGGCAGAGTGGTATCCTCTGGAGGAAAACGATGCTCAATTTATATTGGTAGAGCATAACTGTGCCATTTCCCACGTCGCCTCGTCTTTCCCCAGCGTTTGTGGACATGAGTTAGAAATGTTTGCTGCTGCTCTGCAAGATTGTAAAGTAGAACGGACGCACTGGATTATTAACGGAGAACATCGCTGCGGCTATTTAATTAAAGAACAGTAA
- a CDS encoding pentapeptide repeat-containing protein — MADKEQDIASLISRIERLENGLNVRKQNITWLKHYFDELKKQFDTRPELQQIAQLSEQVACLQQHQESLTPPRIEPSSESVVDTSDSLGNADAAETEQEEKIDPSAQQERTVAVFSDEKFKVAKMTLLLGYFGDMLLIEAYLSEEKSQGKPISAEEFLKRYNEGQRDFTGINLAGINLIAAALYGKVDLSAANLSGVKLNRANLRNAKLMNADLSNANLSNADLFEVNLEGANLQGVELQQALYNAATVFPIGFDPVKAGAYLIAPSVPLQSANLAGTNLNQVNLTGANLHRANLNTISLNGADLSTANLTGANLTKANLSSAKLLQANLSGANLSEANLNGANLTAASLTTVNLTAANLIGANLTAADMRDVNLKNAQISDRTNFSGANLAGANLLGLTLPANLNGANLERANLCGVNLSWGKLSGANLNLADLRGANLEGANLEKANLKGANINGVILGQGDRKAKLGGAIMPDGTTHE, encoded by the coding sequence ATGGCTGACAAAGAACAGGATATTGCGTCGCTGATTTCGAGGATTGAACGGCTAGAAAACGGGTTAAATGTCCGCAAGCAAAACATTACCTGGCTTAAACACTATTTTGATGAACTAAAAAAACAATTCGACACTCGCCCTGAGTTACAGCAAATCGCGCAGCTATCTGAGCAAGTCGCTTGTTTGCAACAACACCAGGAATCGCTGACACCACCAAGAATTGAACCGTCTAGCGAATCGGTGGTAGACACATCTGATAGTTTGGGAAATGCGGATGCTGCTGAGACTGAGCAAGAGGAGAAAATTGATCCATCTGCTCAACAAGAGCGAACAGTCGCTGTTTTCAGTGATGAAAAATTCAAAGTAGCAAAAATGACTCTGCTGCTGGGATATTTTGGAGATATGCTGCTAATCGAAGCTTATCTATCCGAAGAAAAGAGTCAGGGAAAGCCTATCAGTGCTGAAGAATTTTTGAAGCGCTATAACGAAGGACAAAGAGATTTTACTGGTATTAACCTAGCTGGAATAAATCTCATCGCTGCTGCTTTGTACGGCAAGGTAGACCTGAGTGCAGCTAATCTCAGTGGAGTTAAATTGAATAGGGCAAACTTGAGGAATGCAAAGTTGATGAATGCAGACCTTAGTAATGCCAATCTGAGTAATGCAGACCTATTTGAGGTCAATCTTGAAGGGGCAAACCTTCAGGGCGTCGAGCTTCAGCAAGCACTTTATAATGCAGCGACTGTCTTCCCGATAGGTTTTGATCCTGTTAAAGCAGGTGCTTACTTAATTGCTCCTAGCGTGCCGCTGCAAAGTGCTAACTTGGCTGGCACTAACCTGAATCAAGTAAACCTAACTGGTGCGAATCTCCACCGCGCAAACCTAAATACAATTAGCCTGAATGGTGCCGATTTGAGTACAGCTAACTTGACAGGGGCAAACCTAACTAAGGCAAATTTGAGTAGTGCAAAACTCCTTCAGGCAAATTTGAGTGGAGCTAACTTAAGTGAGGCAAATTTAAATGGAGCAAACCTAACAGCGGCAAGCTTAACGACAGTAAACCTAACGGCAGCAAACCTAATTGGAGCAAACTTAACAGCGGCAGATATGCGTGATGTGAATCTAAAAAACGCACAAATTTCAGACCGCACAAACTTCAGTGGCGCTAATCTAGCTGGGGCAAATCTGCTTGGGTTAACACTTCCGGCAAATTTGAATGGGGCAAATTTGGAAAGGGCAAACCTGTGTGGGGTTAACCTCAGTTGGGGAAAATTGAGTGGGGCTAATCTTAATTTAGCAGACCTGCGTGGGGCAAATTTGGAAGGGGCAAATCTGGAAAAGGCAAACCTGAAAGGAGCCAATATAAATGGGGTAATTCTGGGACAAGGAGATCGCAAGGCAAAGCTCGGCGGCGCAATTATGCCTGATGGTACGACTCACGAATAG
- a CDS encoding histidine phosphatase family protein: MSLKLYFLRHGQTDRSRDNVFCGSIDPDLTPDGLEMAKAFAVTYRSLPWNAIFCSPMRRTVATAKPLCEAVGMQMELRDGLKEINYGKWEGKTIETVDREYHDDYIRWTADPAWYPPTEGELAVAIAHRSLQVIEEIKQRFSNGNVLIVAHKATIRIMLCSLLGIDVGRFRFRLGCPVGSVSIVEFGAHGPLLHALSDRIHLDERLRTLPGT, from the coding sequence TTGAGTCTAAAGCTTTATTTCCTCCGCCACGGACAGACAGACCGCAGTCGAGATAATGTTTTCTGTGGTTCCATAGATCCAGATTTGACGCCAGATGGTCTAGAGATGGCAAAAGCTTTTGCTGTTACCTATCGTTCCCTACCTTGGAATGCTATTTTTTGTAGTCCGATGCGGCGTACCGTAGCAACTGCGAAACCGCTGTGTGAAGCTGTGGGGATGCAGATGGAATTGCGGGACGGTTTGAAAGAGATTAACTATGGCAAGTGGGAAGGAAAAACTATAGAAACCGTTGACCGGGAGTATCACGATGATTATATTCGCTGGACTGCCGATCCAGCTTGGTATCCGCCGACTGAAGGAGAATTAGCGGTAGCGATCGCTCACCGTTCTTTACAAGTGATTGAAGAAATCAAGCAGCGGTTTAGCAACGGTAATGTTTTGATTGTTGCACACAAAGCTACTATCCGAATTATGCTGTGTAGCTTGCTGGGAATTGATGTGGGACGCTTTCGCTTTCGCTTGGGATGTCCGGTGGGTTCGGTCAGTATAGTAGAGTTTGGCGCTCATGGGCCATTACTTCATGCTTTAAGCGATCGCATTCATTTAGATGAGCGTTTGCGTACCTTACCCGGTACATGA
- a CDS encoding succinylglutamate desuccinylase/aspartoacylase family protein, with product MIPTISTVPIQQLASGDRLSIQVYKFIGANPGKKAYLQANLHGAEIVGNAVIHQLIEFLITIKDTQLNGEIWLVPVCNPISTNQRTHYFSTGRYNIFDGKDWNRIFWDYEKECEDLGEFAKSHINFEIDAIEIEYYKRIKNSFDKLLEKIKSPSGAPFNERYRYQLQSLCLDADYVIDIHSSSNQAIDYLYGFHRREESAKYFLLDWEILLNEYDGDAFDEAFLKPWLALENQLETLGKPIVFDKESWTLELGSGMQMNPESVGKGVQGIKNYLAQKDVLSIPEFPLAQTASHKVTFVSKSTLKKYYAPSGGMIQSRVKLGASIEAGERLYQILSFNKQELPKLIDVCAENAGLVFDISMNHAVNEGEYVLSVM from the coding sequence ATGATTCCCACTATTTCTACGGTTCCAATTCAACAATTAGCTTCAGGCGATCGCTTATCGATTCAAGTTTATAAATTTATCGGTGCTAACCCTGGTAAAAAGGCATATTTACAAGCTAATCTGCACGGTGCAGAAATTGTTGGCAATGCTGTCATTCACCAACTAATCGAGTTTTTGATTACTATCAAGGATACGCAGCTCAATGGTGAAATCTGGCTAGTTCCTGTCTGCAATCCCATCAGTACCAATCAGCGGACTCATTATTTTTCTACAGGTCGATACAATATATTTGATGGGAAAGACTGGAACCGCATCTTTTGGGACTATGAAAAGGAATGTGAAGATTTAGGAGAATTTGCAAAATCCCACATAAATTTTGAAATAGATGCTATAGAAATTGAATATTACAAAAGAATTAAAAATAGTTTCGATAAACTCTTAGAAAAAATCAAGTCTCCAAGCGGAGCGCCTTTTAATGAACGGTATCGCTATCAGCTACAATCTTTATGTTTGGATGCTGATTATGTAATCGATATTCATAGCTCTTCTAATCAAGCGATAGATTACTTATATGGCTTCCATCGTAGAGAAGAAAGTGCCAAGTATTTCTTACTCGATTGGGAAATTTTACTGAATGAATATGATGGAGATGCTTTTGATGAAGCTTTCCTAAAACCTTGGTTAGCCTTAGAAAATCAGCTAGAAACTCTAGGAAAACCGATAGTCTTTGATAAAGAATCTTGGACGCTAGAACTGGGTTCGGGAATGCAAATGAATCCGGAATCAGTGGGGAAAGGAGTCCAAGGCATTAAAAATTACTTAGCCCAGAAAGACGTTTTATCGATTCCTGAATTTCCTTTGGCGCAAACGGCATCCCACAAAGTAACTTTTGTTTCAAAAAGCACCCTAAAAAAATATTATGCTCCTAGCGGAGGGATGATCCAATCGAGAGTCAAACTAGGTGCTTCAATTGAGGCTGGGGAAAGACTTTATCAAATTCTTAGCTTTAATAAACAGGAATTACCAAAATTAATTGATGTTTGTGCGGAGAACGCTGGTTTAGTCTTTGATATTTCGATGAATCATGCAGTGAATGAAGGAGAGTATGTATTATCAGTGATGTAG
- the era gene encoding GTPase Era: MEDGTTTNAAINKGEGNILDESAFFSIPKAPEGYKSGFIGIIGRPNVGKSTLMNYMVGQKIAITSPVAQTTRNRLRGIVTTPEAQMIFVDTPGIHKPHHQLGEVLVKNAQIAIESVDLVLFVVDGAVDSGGGDRYIVDILSRTKTPVMLGMNKIDLRTSDSQQIDESYTQLAEPYNWPIVKFSALTGEGVEALQQLLSDRLEPGPYYYPPDYVTDQPERFIMGELIREQILLLTREEVPHSVAVTIDRVEEEPTITRLLATIYVERDSQKGILIGKGGTMLKAIGSAAREQIQKLIAGKVYLELFVKVQPKWRQSRLHLADLGYRVEQE; the protein is encoded by the coding sequence ATGGAAGATGGGACGACGACAAACGCAGCAATTAATAAAGGCGAGGGAAATATCCTAGACGAGTCAGCATTTTTTAGCATTCCGAAAGCACCGGAAGGATATAAGTCGGGCTTTATTGGGATTATCGGACGCCCCAACGTGGGTAAGTCTACATTGATGAACTATATGGTGGGGCAAAAAATTGCCATCACTTCGCCAGTGGCGCAGACGACGCGCAACCGACTCCGGGGTATCGTGACGACGCCAGAGGCACAGATGATTTTTGTTGATACCCCAGGAATTCACAAACCGCACCACCAGTTAGGAGAGGTGTTGGTGAAAAATGCCCAGATTGCCATTGAGTCGGTGGATTTGGTGCTGTTTGTGGTGGATGGAGCGGTAGACTCTGGAGGAGGCGATCGCTATATTGTCGATATTCTTAGCCGCACCAAGACGCCTGTGATGTTGGGGATGAACAAAATCGACCTGCGAACCTCAGATTCCCAACAAATTGATGAGAGTTATACGCAGCTAGCTGAACCCTACAACTGGCCGATTGTGAAGTTCTCAGCCCTTACTGGAGAAGGAGTTGAGGCATTGCAGCAATTACTTAGCGATCGCCTAGAACCAGGGCCATACTATTATCCTCCTGATTATGTTACCGACCAGCCGGAACGCTTCATCATGGGGGAACTGATTCGAGAACAAATTTTGCTGCTAACCCGCGAAGAAGTTCCCCACTCAGTCGCCGTTACCATTGACAGGGTGGAGGAAGAACCGACGATTACTCGCCTTCTCGCCACTATCTACGTTGAACGCGACTCGCAAAAGGGGATTTTGATTGGCAAAGGCGGAACGATGCTCAAAGCGATTGGTAGCGCTGCCCGCGAACAAATCCAAAAGTTAATTGCGGGGAAAGTTTATCTGGAGTTATTTGTTAAAGTGCAGCCGAAATGGCGGCAGTCTCGACTACATCTAGCAGATTTGGGGTACAGGGTGGAACAGGAATAA